A window from Musa acuminata AAA Group cultivar baxijiao chromosome BXJ3-10, Cavendish_Baxijiao_AAA, whole genome shotgun sequence encodes these proteins:
- the LOC104000205 gene encoding pentatricopeptide repeat-containing protein At1g32415, mitochondrial-like, with translation MPSCRVLSSSAIHPRDLPLLQCLSRRDLRAARRVLDDSAHHPGAVVRWTSAISRFASAGFLPEAVALFDLMPRRNLVTWNALLAAYLHAGCTSAALDLFARMPGRNVVSYTSALCALARAGRIDDARALFDALPERNVVSYNAMLTALARSGDLAGARRLFDEMPERNAASWNSLIAGYSERGHMAEARSLFDEMVRCGSANVVSWTAVIAGYARAGDVWEAYDLFRMMIPDPNVVTWTAMMGGFAWNGFHHEAVSLFLDMSRTADRLEPNGETLLSLIYACAGMGFPCLGKQAHAYALVHGMHGNGEDGRLTKGFIYMYSRFGYMDWARHIFDRSIRRCDAVCWNSMIEGYIRIGRLEEARRLFDEITVDSRELSWVTMIVTWTMMVSAYFDAGDVAEARRLFERMPERDATSWTVVISGLVRNERVAEAFGAFAESRAAGFAPEGHALAALLGAVGSVARLEVGEQVHGLTVKTGPASDTVLRNALVAMYAKSGDLEGARKVFEEEAAGKGGGWRDAVTWNTMVMGLAHHGRAHEALRLVVEMKQEVEPDGGTCLGALTACDHVGMVERAEEVIRFMVDRGIAVRAEHYACVVDMLGRAGRFEAAERFAGSAQAAAAGVEAWGALLGTCGMARGGGEETAVGERAARMVLGMDPKNAAAHVALCHVYARSGSHKEEVVVRAEMGRKGVRKRPGCSWIGWRGMVHAFVCGDRSHPQTDEIYSMLAQLTSEIGSLSNG, from the coding sequence ATGCCCTCGTGCCGCGTCCTATCGTCGTCCGCCATCCATCCCCGCGACCTCCCTCTGCTCCAATGCCTCTCCCGACGCGACCTCCGCGCTGCTCGCCGCGTCCTCGATGACTCCGCCCACCACCCCGGAGCTGTCGTCCGCTGGACCTCCGCCATTTCCCGCTTCGCCAGCGCCGGCTTCCTCCCCGAGGCCGTTGCCCTCTTCGACCTCATGCCCCGCCGCAACCTCGTCACCTGGAACGCTCTCCTCGCCGCTTATCTCCACGCCGGCTGCACGTCCGCCGCCCTGGACCTCTTCGCTCGGATGCCCGGCCGCAATGTCGTCTCCTACACCTCCGCCCTCTGCGCCCTCGCCCGCGCCGGCCGGATCGACGACGCCCGGGCACTCTTCGACGCCCTGCCGGAGCGCAACGTCGTCTCCTACAACGCCATGCTCACGGCTCTGGCCAGGAGTGGGGACCTCGCGGGCGCTCGGAGGCTGTTCGACGAAATGCCCGAGCGGAACGCCGCATCCTGGAACTCGCTCATTGCGGGGTACAGCGAGCGAGGGCACATGGCGGAAGCCAGGAGCCTGTTCGACGAGATGGTGCGGTGCGGGTCCGCCAACGTGGTGTCGTGGACGGCCGTGATCGCGGGGTACGCGCGAGCGGGCGACGTCTGGGAGGCGTACGATCTGTTTCGGATGATGATTCCCGACCCTAACGTCGTCACCTGGACGGCCATGATGGGGGGGTTCGCGTGGAACGGGTTCCATCACGAGGCGGTCTCTTTGTTCCTGGATATGAGTCGGACGGCGGATCGCTTGGAGCCCAACGGTGAGACTCTGTTGTCTTTGATCTACGCCTGCGCCGGCATGGGGTTCCCCTGCTTGGGGAAGCAGGCGCACGCGTACGCGCTGGTCCACGGGATGCACGGCAATGGCGAGGACGGGAGGCTAACAAAGGGCTTCATCTATATGTACTCTCGATTTGGGTACATGGATTGGGCTCGCCACATATTTGACAGAAGTATTCGCAGGTGTGATGCGGTCTGCTGGAACTCGATGATCGAGGGGTATATACGGATCGGACGGCTGGAAGAAGCCCGGCGCCTGTTCGACGAGATCACCGTTGATTCGAGAGAGCTGTCGTGGGTCACCATGATCGTCACGTGGACCATGATGGTGTCCGCCTACTTCGACGCTGGGGACGTGGCGGAGGCGCGGCGGCTGTTCGAGCGGATGCCGGAGCGCGACGCCACCTCATGGACGGTCGTGATCTCTGGACTCGTCAGGAACGAGCGGGTGGCGGAGGCCTTCGGGGCGTTCGCGGAGTCACGCGCCGCCGGGTTCGCGCCCGAGGGGCACGCGCTCGCGGCGCTGCTGGGGGCGGTCGGATCGGTGGCCCGCCTCGAGGTCGGCGAGCAGGTGCACGGACTGACAGTGAAAACCGGGCCCGCGTCCGACACCGTGCTCCGCAACGCCCTCGTCGCGATGTACGCCAAGAGCGGCGACTTGGAGGGCGCGCGGAAGGTCttcgaggaggaggcggcggggaAAGGAGGAGGGTGGCGCGACGCGGTGACGTGGAACACAATGGTGATGGGTCTGGCGCACCACGGGCGGGCGCACGAGGCGCTGCGGCTGGTCGTGGAGATGAAGCAGGAGGTGGAACCGGACGGAGGCACGTGCCTGGGGGCTCTGACGGCTTGCGATCACGTGGGGATGGTGGAGCGGGCGGAGGAGGTGATCCGGTTCATGGTAGACCGGGGGATCGCGGTCAGGGCGGAGCACTACGCGTGCGTGGTGGACATGTTGGGTCGGGCAGGGCGGTTCGAAGCGGCGGAGCGGTTCGCTGGGTCggcgcaggcggcggcggcgggggtggAGGCGTGGGGCGCGTTGCTAGGGACGTGCGGAATGGCGAGGGGCGGAGGCGAGGAGACGGCGGTGGGGGAGCGGGCGGCGCGGATGGTGCTGGGGATGGACCCCAAGAATGCGGCGGCCCACGTGGCTTTGTGCCACGTTTACGCCAGGAGCGGGAGCCACAAGGAAGAAGTGGTGGTGCGGGCGGAGATGGGGAGGAAGGGGGTGAGGAAGAGGCCCGGCTGTAGCTGGATCGGGTGGAGGGGGATGGTACACGCGTTTGTCTGCGGGGATAGATCACATCCACAGACGGACGAGATTTACTCGATGCTAGCTCAGCTCACTAGCGAGATAGGAAGCCTTAGCAATGGATAA
- the LOC135650372 gene encoding UMP-CMP kinase 3-like isoform X1, translated as MADASKDIVDGFPGDKKIIVVFVLGGPGSGKGTQCAKIVQHFNFTHLSAGDLLRAEITSGSRNGVMIQNMMNEGKIIPPEVTIKLLRRAMLDSANDKFLIDGFPRDEENRAAFENITKIEPEFVLYLDCPDDELERRILSRNQGRADDNTETMRKRFRVFKESTLPVIMHYDLKGKVRKVDAAKPVDEVFEDVKVIFAPLIAKATYLSSPSTRTLTGHEYMVFYMNRLCGAARGIIVYAFWKIFSWIRARLSL; from the exons ATGGCTGATGCTAGCAAG GATATTGTTGATGGATTTCCAGGGGACAAGAAGATCATAGTTGTGTTTGTTTTAG GTGGTCCTGGCAGTGGAAAGGGCACACAGTGTGCAAAGATTGTTCAACACTTTAATTTTACCCATCTTAGTGCTGGTGATCTTTTGCGTGCGGAAATTACGTCTGGTTCGAGAAATGG AGTTATGATTCAAAACATGATGAACGAAGGAAAAATTATTCCTCCAGAAGTTACAATTAAGCTCTTACGAAGGGCTATGCTTGACAGTGCAAATGACAAGTTTCTTATTGATGGGTTTCCTCGAGATGAAGAGAATCGTGCTGCTTTTGAGAATATT ACAAAAATCGAGCCAGAATTTGTTTTATACCTTGATTGCCCAGACGATGAGTTGGAGCGGCGAATTTTAAGTCGCAACCAG GGAAGAGCTGATGATAATACTGAGACCATGCGGAAACGTTTTAGAGTTTTTAAGGAATCCACTCTGCCTGTAATTATGCATTACGACTTGAAGGGCAAAGTCCGGAAG GTTGATGCAGCAAAGCCTGTCGATGAGGTTTTTGAGGATGTAAAAGTCATTTTTGCTCCACTCATTGCTAAG GCAACTTACTTGAGCAGTCCAAGTACCAGAACTCTAACGGGACATGAATACATGGTGTTTTATATGAACAG GTTATGTGGAGCTGCAAGGGGGATAATAGTGTATGCATTCTGGAAG ATATTTTCCTGGATCAGGGCTCGCCTGTCCTTGTAA
- the LOC135650372 gene encoding UMP-CMP kinase 3-like isoform X2: protein MIQNMMNEGKIIPPEVTIKLLRRAMLDSANDKFLIDGFPRDEENRAAFENITKIEPEFVLYLDCPDDELERRILSRNQGRADDNTETMRKRFRVFKESTLPVIMHYDLKGKVRKVDAAKPVDEVFEDVKVIFAPLIAKATYLSSPSTRTLTGHEYMVFYMNRLCGAARGIIVYAFWKIFSWIRARLSL from the exons ATGATTCAAAACATGATGAACGAAGGAAAAATTATTCCTCCAGAAGTTACAATTAAGCTCTTACGAAGGGCTATGCTTGACAGTGCAAATGACAAGTTTCTTATTGATGGGTTTCCTCGAGATGAAGAGAATCGTGCTGCTTTTGAGAATATT ACAAAAATCGAGCCAGAATTTGTTTTATACCTTGATTGCCCAGACGATGAGTTGGAGCGGCGAATTTTAAGTCGCAACCAG GGAAGAGCTGATGATAATACTGAGACCATGCGGAAACGTTTTAGAGTTTTTAAGGAATCCACTCTGCCTGTAATTATGCATTACGACTTGAAGGGCAAAGTCCGGAAG GTTGATGCAGCAAAGCCTGTCGATGAGGTTTTTGAGGATGTAAAAGTCATTTTTGCTCCACTCATTGCTAAG GCAACTTACTTGAGCAGTCCAAGTACCAGAACTCTAACGGGACATGAATACATGGTGTTTTATATGAACAG GTTATGTGGAGCTGCAAGGGGGATAATAGTGTATGCATTCTGGAAG ATATTTTCCTGGATCAGGGCTCGCCTGTCCTTGTAA
- the LOC135651059 gene encoding uncharacterized protein LOC135651059, with amino-acid sequence MAEHRQRYGEGNAMKCKSHPYEQGVGVCASCLRERLLALVAAQNELSANHHRRRRSDPPPQPPPPLVFPRSSSPYVSHRRSVGFDASPAHPHPHHNTRFFSTPQVGPTFGDAADGGRFGEISGGRRRRFSFRTFFGHHRSDEAEPGLGAPKASAPGSWFSALIRGRRKKAHLSSAAEEEEEEAPPVGARRSRRTVEKGMPPAMEYEDDNDDGNGHTSDECRRRPTPTPMRLFPAAHRPHRSISAVSGFSACLSPLVRFRSDARRSHTAEPEISRDISSPSYPIQHWNPAALGPNLSRNVAASKKLK; translated from the coding sequence ATGGCGGAGCACCGGCAGCGATATGGCGAAGGCAACGCGATGAAGTGCAAGAGCCACCCGTACGAGCAGGGCGTCGGCGTTTGCGCCTCCTGCCTCCGGGAACGCCTCCTCGCCCTCGTTGCCGCCCAGAACGAGCTCTCCGCCAACCACCATCGTCGCCGGAGATCCGACCCACCCCCGCAGCCTCCGCCGCCTCTCGTGTTCCCCCGTTCCAGCTCCCCTTACGTTTCCCACCGTCGATCCGTCGGATTCGACGCCTCCCctgcccacccccacccccaccacaACACGCGGTTCTTCAGCACCCCGCAGGTCGGCCCCACCTTCGGCGATGCGGCCGATGGCGGCCGGTTCGGCGAGATCAGCGGCGGACGCAGGCGCAGGTTCTCTTTTAGGACCTTCTTCGGGCATCACAGGTCGGATGAGGCGGAGCCCGGTTTGGGGGCTCCCAAGGCTTCGGCACCGGGTTCTTGGTTCTCGGCTCTAATCCGAGGCCGCAGGAAAAAGGCGCATCTCTCCTCGgccgcagaggaggaggaggaggaggcgccgCCGGTGGGAGCGCGGCGATCGCGCCGAACAGTAGAGAAGGGAATGCCGCCAGCAATGGAGTACGAGGACGACAACGACGACGGCAACGGACACACCAGCGACGAGTGTCGGCGGAGGCCAACCCCGACGCCGATGCGGCTGTTCCCAGCAGCCCACCGGCCACATCGCAGCATCAGCGCCGTCTCGGGCTTCTCCGCCTGCCTGAGCCCATTGGTGAGGTTCAGGTCCGACGCACGGAGAAGCCATACGGCGGAGCCGGAGATCTCCCGCGACATCAGTAGCCCGTCTTACCCCATCCAGCACTGGAACCCTGCCGCGCTCGGGCCCAACCTGTCTAGAAATGTGGCGGCGTCCAAAAAACTCAAATGA
- the LOC135651058 gene encoding protein CCA1-like isoform X1: MEGNSSGEDVVVVKTRKPYTITKQRERWTEEEHNRFLEALKLYGRAWQRIEEHIGTKTAVQIRSHAQKFFTKLEKEALEKGIPPGQAHDIDIPPPRPKRKPSSPYPRKSTGSSLAPGEAIYGKQVQSMSLLGMNIVMGIGGDAPQEKYAAMQKLQSKEISEDAGSSEVLSVCQDDLSASFSSANNSSSNHGKYMEFLPTREKIDRKIAINKYSAPHEVDQELDRSSKFFVDHEMEGVNLTLEEGASTSKNTVEGNQTHLKNPPLHIVDRDGEKSMQTEDSDGQNCNAVTGQEGGHANANPSMNPVISAMPFQNIPTIGSMHHPFPALSAFTHFHSSQDAYSSSLNISSTFPSLIVSTLLQNPAVHAAASLAASFWPAAGLETSLQSAPEIFAGEIPEQQMHPTPSLEAIAAATVAAAAAWWACQGLLPWFPPLTGFAFAPPTAAAVPSVDIARVQEAHGGTKDKPLKEDQQLGNQNQIKAQKPQHHSSKSSLSSSDSDQSGRCKNSNDLKATGSDKFKPLAVSGLQDLEKARNNKKQDRSSCGSNTPSGSEVETDAIEKNHEKTNDEAKEVYFSNFSACETNHRRLRSSGSMNESWKEVSEEGRLAFQALFKREVLPQSFSPPQTEAAATVMNKEETTKLPIDFNKNVQHPTDLNHLHDDAKEEMCMRSNDSIIQGKLKIRRTGFKPYKRCSVEARENRAAAVEEAGSKRIRLQGEALT; encoded by the exons CTTGAAAAGGAAGCTCTTGAGAAAGGTATTCCCCCAGGACAAGCTCATGACATAGATATCCCTCCTCCTAGACCTAAAAGGAAACCGAGTAGTCCATATCCACGGAAGTCCACTGGAAGTTCTCTTGCTCCTGGGGAAGCAATATATGGGAAACAAGTACAATCAATGTCACTTCTTGGCATGAATATAGTAATGGGCATTGGTGGTGATGCACCGCAAGAG AAATACGCagcaatgcaaaagttgcaaagtAAAGAGATTTCAGAAGATGCTGGTTCCTCAGAAGTTCTTAGTGTCTGTCAAGATGATTTGTCTGCTTCCTTCTCTTCTGCAAACAACAGCTCCTCCAATCATGGCAAATACATGGAATTCTTGCCCACAAGGGAGAAAATAGACAGGAAGATTGCAATTAATAAATACTCAGCACCTCATGAAGTGGACCAGGAGCTAGATAGAAGTAGCAAATTCTTTGTAGATCATGAAATGGAAGGAGTCAATTTGACCCTAGAAGAAGGTGCAAGTACATCAAAGAATACTGTGGAAGGCAATCAAACACACCTAAAGAATCCTCCTCTCCATATTGTCGATAGAGATGGTGAAAAAAGCATGCAGACTGAAGATTCAGATGGTCAGAACTGTAATGCAGTAACTGGGCAAGAAGGAGGGCATGCAAATGCTAACCCATCCATGAACCCTGTAATTTCTGCAATGCCGTTCCAGAACATACCAACAATTGGTTCCATGCATCATCCATTTCCAGCCCTCTCAGCCTTTACCCACTTCCACAGCAGTCAAGATGCTTATAGTTCATCCCTAAACATCTCATCCACATTTCCGAGTCTCATTGTTTCTACCTTACTACAAAATCCAGCAGTTCATGCTGCAGCCAGTCTGGCAGCATCATTCTGGCCAGCTGCGGGGCTGGAAACCTCTCTTCAGTCAGCCCCAGAAATATTTGCTGGGGAAATTCCAGAACAGCAGATGCACCCAACTCCAAGCTTGGAGGCCATTGCTGCTGCTACAGTTGCAGCTGCAGCTGCATGGTGGGCATGTCAGGGTCTCTTGCCATGGTTCCCTCCTCTTACTGGTTTTGCATTTGCTCCTCCAACCGCAGCCGCTGTCCCCTCGGTAGACATCGCCCGAGTTCAAGAAGCACATGGTGGCACTAAGGATAAACCTTTGAAAGAAGATCAGCAACTTGGAAATCAAAATCAGATCAAGGCTCAAAAACCTCAACATCACTCTTCTAAATCATCATTATCATCGTCAGACTCAGATCAAAGTGGAAGATGTAAAAACTCAAATGATCTGAAAGCCACTGGATCTGACAAGTTCAAGCCATTAGCTGTTAGTGGATTACAGGATTTAGAGAAGGCAAGGAATAATAAGAAACAGGATCGTTCTTCTTGCGGATCAAACACACCATCTGGCAGTGAAGTGGAGACAGATGCTATAGAGAAGAATCATGAGAAAACCAATGATGAGGCTAAAGAAGTCTATTTCAGTAATTTTTCAGCTTGTGAGACCAACCATCGCAGGCTCAGAAGCAGTGGAAGCATGAATGAATCGTGGAAGGAGGTCTCCGAAGAG GGTCGACTTGCCTTCCAAGCACTGTTCAAGAGAGAGGTACTTCCACAAAGTTTTTCTCCTCCACAAACTGAAGCAGCAGCAACTGTGATGAATAAGGAGGAAACCACTAAATTGCCAATCGATTTTAACAAGAATGTGCAGCATCCAACTGACCTTAACCATCTTCATGATGACGCAAAGGAAGAGATGTGCATGCGAAGCAACGACAGCATAATACAGGGAAAGCTCAAGATTCGTCGAACAGGATTTAAGCCTTACAAGAGGTGTTCGGTAGAAGCTAGGGAGAACAGGGCAGCAGCGGTAGAAGAAGCTGGTAGCAAGAGGATACGTCTGCAAGGGGAAGCTTTGACCTGA
- the LOC135651058 gene encoding protein CCA1-like isoform X2 — protein MSLLGMNIVMGIGGDAPQEKYAAMQKLQSKEISEDAGSSEVLSVCQDDLSASFSSANNSSSNHGKYMEFLPTREKIDRKIAINKYSAPHEVDQELDRSSKFFVDHEMEGVNLTLEEGASTSKNTVEGNQTHLKNPPLHIVDRDGEKSMQTEDSDGQNCNAVTGQEGGHANANPSMNPVISAMPFQNIPTIGSMHHPFPALSAFTHFHSSQDAYSSSLNISSTFPSLIVSTLLQNPAVHAAASLAASFWPAAGLETSLQSAPEIFAGEIPEQQMHPTPSLEAIAAATVAAAAAWWACQGLLPWFPPLTGFAFAPPTAAAVPSVDIARVQEAHGGTKDKPLKEDQQLGNQNQIKAQKPQHHSSKSSLSSSDSDQSGRCKNSNDLKATGSDKFKPLAVSGLQDLEKARNNKKQDRSSCGSNTPSGSEVETDAIEKNHEKTNDEAKEVYFSNFSACETNHRRLRSSGSMNESWKEVSEEGRLAFQALFKREVLPQSFSPPQTEAAATVMNKEETTKLPIDFNKNVQHPTDLNHLHDDAKEEMCMRSNDSIIQGKLKIRRTGFKPYKRCSVEARENRAAAVEEAGSKRIRLQGEALT, from the exons ATGTCACTTCTTGGCATGAATATAGTAATGGGCATTGGTGGTGATGCACCGCAAGAG AAATACGCagcaatgcaaaagttgcaaagtAAAGAGATTTCAGAAGATGCTGGTTCCTCAGAAGTTCTTAGTGTCTGTCAAGATGATTTGTCTGCTTCCTTCTCTTCTGCAAACAACAGCTCCTCCAATCATGGCAAATACATGGAATTCTTGCCCACAAGGGAGAAAATAGACAGGAAGATTGCAATTAATAAATACTCAGCACCTCATGAAGTGGACCAGGAGCTAGATAGAAGTAGCAAATTCTTTGTAGATCATGAAATGGAAGGAGTCAATTTGACCCTAGAAGAAGGTGCAAGTACATCAAAGAATACTGTGGAAGGCAATCAAACACACCTAAAGAATCCTCCTCTCCATATTGTCGATAGAGATGGTGAAAAAAGCATGCAGACTGAAGATTCAGATGGTCAGAACTGTAATGCAGTAACTGGGCAAGAAGGAGGGCATGCAAATGCTAACCCATCCATGAACCCTGTAATTTCTGCAATGCCGTTCCAGAACATACCAACAATTGGTTCCATGCATCATCCATTTCCAGCCCTCTCAGCCTTTACCCACTTCCACAGCAGTCAAGATGCTTATAGTTCATCCCTAAACATCTCATCCACATTTCCGAGTCTCATTGTTTCTACCTTACTACAAAATCCAGCAGTTCATGCTGCAGCCAGTCTGGCAGCATCATTCTGGCCAGCTGCGGGGCTGGAAACCTCTCTTCAGTCAGCCCCAGAAATATTTGCTGGGGAAATTCCAGAACAGCAGATGCACCCAACTCCAAGCTTGGAGGCCATTGCTGCTGCTACAGTTGCAGCTGCAGCTGCATGGTGGGCATGTCAGGGTCTCTTGCCATGGTTCCCTCCTCTTACTGGTTTTGCATTTGCTCCTCCAACCGCAGCCGCTGTCCCCTCGGTAGACATCGCCCGAGTTCAAGAAGCACATGGTGGCACTAAGGATAAACCTTTGAAAGAAGATCAGCAACTTGGAAATCAAAATCAGATCAAGGCTCAAAAACCTCAACATCACTCTTCTAAATCATCATTATCATCGTCAGACTCAGATCAAAGTGGAAGATGTAAAAACTCAAATGATCTGAAAGCCACTGGATCTGACAAGTTCAAGCCATTAGCTGTTAGTGGATTACAGGATTTAGAGAAGGCAAGGAATAATAAGAAACAGGATCGTTCTTCTTGCGGATCAAACACACCATCTGGCAGTGAAGTGGAGACAGATGCTATAGAGAAGAATCATGAGAAAACCAATGATGAGGCTAAAGAAGTCTATTTCAGTAATTTTTCAGCTTGTGAGACCAACCATCGCAGGCTCAGAAGCAGTGGAAGCATGAATGAATCGTGGAAGGAGGTCTCCGAAGAG GGTCGACTTGCCTTCCAAGCACTGTTCAAGAGAGAGGTACTTCCACAAAGTTTTTCTCCTCCACAAACTGAAGCAGCAGCAACTGTGATGAATAAGGAGGAAACCACTAAATTGCCAATCGATTTTAACAAGAATGTGCAGCATCCAACTGACCTTAACCATCTTCATGATGACGCAAAGGAAGAGATGTGCATGCGAAGCAACGACAGCATAATACAGGGAAAGCTCAAGATTCGTCGAACAGGATTTAAGCCTTACAAGAGGTGTTCGGTAGAAGCTAGGGAGAACAGGGCAGCAGCGGTAGAAGAAGCTGGTAGCAAGAGGATACGTCTGCAAGGGGAAGCTTTGACCTGA